A genome region from Thermotoga sp. Mc24 includes the following:
- a CDS encoding ROK family transcriptional regulator, translated as MKYNSPRIKILNKKSILKVIHENHPISRSDISEITGLTPSSVTRLTKELIDEGYIREIGTMGKNSPGRRRILLDLRKNAFLSIVFDIGVNITTYGIGFFDGEVEPRGTFNTPKEPVEFFKIVKEIYERISGEYRISRISLSVPGMVDMEEKKILLAPNLEWENVSIKELLKVDVPVLADNEANLSMLAEKYHSEDLRNVKEAVFIIIREGVGTGLMIDGKIFRGPSFTAGEAGHMTVNMYSDRQCHCSNWGCWELVSSINWAIEQYGKELPGKNAIEKFQALKQRNDAKRILMKFAENIAVGIVNLVNILNPELVILGGEVVDLGENFLDIVKDFVHQRALKAAVRDLKIRTTEFRNISSNLVGAAVLAVEDIIEEVK; from the coding sequence TTGAAATACAACTCACCGAGAATAAAAATCCTCAACAAAAAGAGCATCCTCAAGGTGATTCACGAAAACCACCCAATCTCCAGGTCGGACATATCGGAGATCACAGGGCTCACCCCGAGCAGTGTAACAAGACTCACGAAAGAACTCATAGATGAAGGTTATATAAGAGAAATCGGTACAATGGGAAAAAATTCTCCCGGAAGAAGAAGAATTCTCCTCGATCTAAGAAAGAACGCCTTTCTGAGTATAGTCTTCGATATAGGAGTGAACATAACTACTTACGGTATAGGATTCTTCGACGGAGAAGTGGAACCGAGGGGAACTTTCAACACACCAAAGGAACCAGTGGAATTCTTCAAGATAGTCAAAGAAATCTACGAACGTATCTCAGGTGAATATAGAATTTCAAGAATCTCTCTCTCCGTTCCAGGAATGGTGGATATGGAAGAAAAGAAAATACTCCTCGCTCCAAACCTTGAGTGGGAAAACGTGAGCATAAAAGAACTACTCAAGGTTGATGTTCCCGTTCTTGCAGACAACGAAGCAAATCTCTCCATGCTCGCAGAAAAGTACCACTCAGAAGATCTGAGAAACGTGAAAGAAGCCGTCTTTATCATCATAAGAGAAGGTGTTGGAACGGGATTGATGATCGATGGAAAGATCTTCAGAGGCCCTTCTTTCACGGCGGGTGAAGCAGGACACATGACAGTGAACATGTACTCCGACAGGCAGTGCCACTGCTCCAACTGGGGTTGCTGGGAACTCGTCTCTTCGATCAACTGGGCGATCGAGCAGTACGGGAAAGAACTCCCTGGAAAAAACGCCATAGAGAAATTCCAGGCATTGAAGCAGAGAAACGACGCGAAAAGAATACTGATGAAATTTGCGGAAAACATTGCAGTCGGTATCGTGAACTTGGTGAACATTTTGAATCCCGAACTCGTGATCCTTGGTGGGGAAGTCGTTGATCTTGGTGAAAATTTCCTCGACATTGTAAAAGATTTCGTCCATCAAAGAGCTTTGAAGGCCGCTGTGAGGGATCTGAAAATCAGAACCACAGAATTCAGAAACATCAGTTCTAACCTCGTGGGCGCGGCCGTACTGGCTGTCGAGGACATAATAGAAGAAGTCAAATGA
- a CDS encoding sugar-binding protein, whose amino-acid sequence MRKLLVFLSVLLVAGLSLALTIGVIGKSVHPYWSQVEQGVKAAGKALGVDTKFFVPQKEDINAQLQMLESFIAEGVNGIAIAPSDPTAVIPTIKKALEMGIPVVTLDTDSPDSGRYVYIGTDNYQAGYTAGLIMKELLGGKGKVVIGTGSLTAMNSLQRIQGFKDAIKDSEIEIVDILNDEEDGARAVSLAEAALNAHPDLDAFFGVYAYNGPAQALVVKNAGKVGKVKIVCFDTTPDILQYVKEGVIQATMGQRPYMMGYLSVTVLYLMNKIGVQNTLMMLPKVKVDGKVDYVIDTGVDVVTPENLDEYLKKMEELGIPIKF is encoded by the coding sequence ATGAGGAAACTTCTGGTTTTTCTTTCGGTTCTCCTGGTTGCTGGTCTGTCGCTGGCTCTCACCATAGGTGTTATCGGAAAATCCGTCCATCCTTACTGGTCACAGGTAGAACAAGGTGTTAAAGCGGCGGGGAAGGCACTTGGAGTGGATACGAAGTTCTTCGTTCCACAAAAGGAAGATATCAACGCTCAGCTTCAGATGCTCGAATCTTTCATAGCCGAAGGTGTAAACGGTATTGCGATCGCGCCGTCCGATCCAACTGCAGTCATCCCCACCATCAAGAAAGCCCTTGAGATGGGTATTCCTGTTGTCACTCTCGATACAGACTCTCCGGACAGTGGAAGGTACGTCTACATCGGAACGGACAACTACCAGGCAGGTTACACAGCTGGTCTCATCATGAAAGAGCTCCTTGGAGGAAAGGGTAAAGTTGTCATAGGAACGGGTTCACTGACAGCTATGAACTCCCTTCAGAGAATCCAGGGATTCAAAGACGCCATCAAGGACTCGGAGATAGAAATAGTCGACATCCTCAACGATGAAGAAGACGGTGCGAGAGCAGTGTCTCTAGCGGAAGCCGCTCTCAATGCCCATCCAGATCTCGATGCATTTTTTGGTGTGTATGCCTACAACGGACCTGCCCAAGCACTCGTGGTGAAAAATGCTGGAAAAGTTGGAAAAGTGAAGATCGTCTGTTTCGATACAACACCTGATATTCTTCAGTACGTGAAAGAAGGAGTTATCCAGGCAACGATGGGGCAGAGACCCTACATGATGGGATACCTGTCAGTCACAGTTCTTTATCTGATGAACAAGATAGGTGTTCAAAACACTTTGATGATGCTCCCGAAAGTCAAGGTTGATGGAAAGGTTGACTACGTGATCGACACAGGTGTTGATGTGGTCACACCAGAGAACCTCGATGAATATTTGAAGAAGATGGAAGAACTCGGAATTCCAATAAAATTCTGA
- a CDS encoding ABC transporter permease, protein MTSKFKKRTFRELGPLVALVSLAVFTAILNPRFLTAFNLQALGRQIAIFGLLAIGETFVIISGGGAIDLSPGSMVALTGVMVAWLMTHGVPVWISVILILLFSIGAGAWHGLFVTKLRVPAFIITLGTLTIARGMAAVITKGWPIIGLPSSFLKIGQGEFLKIPIPVWILLAVVLVADFFLRKTVYGKHLRASGGNEVAARFSGVNVDRVRMIAFMVSGFLAGVVGIIIAARLSQGQPGVGSMYELYAIASTVIGGTSLTGGEGSVLGAIVGASIISLLWNALVLLNVSTYWHNVVIGIVIVVAVTLDILRRRLASK, encoded by the coding sequence TTGACTTCGAAATTTAAGAAGAGAACTTTCAGAGAACTCGGTCCTTTAGTTGCTCTCGTCAGTTTGGCTGTTTTCACGGCTATCCTGAATCCTCGCTTTCTGACAGCATTCAATCTTCAGGCTCTCGGAAGGCAGATCGCGATCTTTGGCCTTTTAGCCATCGGGGAAACCTTTGTCATCATCTCCGGGGGAGGAGCCATCGACCTCTCCCCCGGTTCTATGGTGGCGCTCACAGGAGTAATGGTCGCCTGGCTCATGACTCACGGTGTTCCCGTGTGGATCTCTGTGATTCTCATTCTTTTGTTCTCTATAGGAGCAGGTGCGTGGCACGGCTTGTTCGTCACAAAACTCAGAGTTCCCGCTTTTATCATCACCCTTGGAACTCTGACGATCGCTCGAGGCATGGCTGCTGTGATCACAAAGGGGTGGCCTATAATCGGACTCCCATCTTCTTTCTTGAAAATCGGACAGGGAGAATTTTTGAAGATACCGATCCCGGTGTGGATTCTCCTTGCAGTGGTTCTTGTGGCAGATTTCTTCCTCAGAAAGACCGTTTATGGAAAACACCTGAGGGCTTCCGGCGGTAACGAAGTCGCCGCAAGATTTTCCGGAGTGAACGTAGACAGAGTGCGAATGATAGCGTTCATGGTATCGGGATTCCTCGCCGGTGTGGTGGGGATAATCATTGCGGCAAGGCTTTCTCAAGGGCAACCAGGTGTCGGTAGTATGTACGAACTCTATGCCATAGCCTCCACTGTAATCGGTGGAACGAGTCTCACGGGAGGAGAAGGAAGTGTTTTAGGAGCAATCGTAGGCGCGAGTATCATAAGTCTTCTCTGGAACGCTCTCGTTCTTCTCAACGTTTCGACGTACTGGCACAACGTAGTCATCGGAATCGTCATAGTTGTGGCAGTAACTCTCGACATATTGAGAAGGAGACTTGCAAGCAAATAA
- a CDS encoding polysaccharide deacetylase family protein produces the protein MKRLLVFLSIFLTTVLLFSTDSKVNFGEENGVKLVALTFDDGPDVKLTSAVLGTLEKHGVVATFFVVGQRLNESTRTILERMFSLGCEIGNHSWNYEPLDKKDPETIKDYIERTKDLIKKYTGKEPRFFRPPNLAVSDTMFDVINMPFVSGILGYDWAGCDRDPQKIVSNVLKDIRDGAIILLHDVQPEPHPIVEVLEILIPELKKRGYGFVTLSELFKRKGVNPEDPVYRKKMWVYVE, from the coding sequence ATGAAAAGACTTCTGGTTTTTCTTTCGATCTTTTTGACAACAGTTTTGCTTTTTTCAACTGATTCAAAAGTGAACTTCGGGGAGGAAAACGGAGTGAAACTGGTGGCGCTCACTTTCGATGACGGTCCTGATGTAAAACTCACCTCCGCAGTACTGGGTACTCTTGAAAAACACGGTGTTGTAGCTACCTTTTTCGTTGTGGGACAGAGGTTGAACGAAAGTACTCGAACTATCCTCGAAAGAATGTTCTCTCTGGGATGTGAAATAGGAAATCACTCGTGGAATTATGAACCACTTGACAAAAAAGATCCTGAGACGATAAAAGATTACATCGAACGTACGAAGGATCTCATCAAGAAATACACAGGAAAAGAGCCTCGATTCTTCAGACCACCCAATCTGGCGGTGAGCGATACCATGTTCGATGTGATAAACATGCCGTTCGTGAGCGGCATTCTCGGCTACGACTGGGCGGGATGTGATAGAGATCCCCAAAAGATCGTAAGCAACGTGTTGAAAGACATAAGAGATGGTGCAATAATTCTTCTTCACGACGTACAACCAGAGCCGCATCCGATCGTCGAAGTTCTAGAGATACTGATCCCGGAATTGAAAAAACGTGGATACGGATTCGTCACTCTGAGCGAGCTTTTCAAAAGAAAAGGAGTGAACCCTGAAGATCCGGTGTACAGAAAAAAGATGTGGGTGTATGTGGAATAA
- a CDS encoding iron-containing alcohol dehydrogenase gives MFKISFYLPTEIVFRVGAVDELERKAKELGKKALIVTGRSSTKKTGLLQRVVDLLKKAGVESFIFDKIIPNPISDHVDEAAEIVRKEKIDFIIGLGGGSPIDSAKAISITAPNEGKFWDYVPVGGGKIPEKYIPVVAIPTTHGTGTEADPFAVITNPQTKEKVGIGYRNTFPVLSLVDPEVMKTLPKDQTAYTSMDAFYHAIEAFLNVNANPYSDVLALDAMKRIVTYLPVAYENGEDMEARTNLAWASTEAGITETLTGVIANHALEHGLSGFYPEITHGLGLCITGPYLFEYIFDHAYERLAIVGREVFGVYETDDRKAGRLAIKKLRDFQEMFGLNKRLSELGVKKEDIPKMAETGYRILNGVVVVTPGNLTAKDMEEIFNRCY, from the coding sequence ATGTTCAAAATTTCTTTCTATCTTCCAACGGAGATCGTTTTCAGGGTGGGAGCGGTGGACGAACTGGAAAGGAAGGCAAAAGAACTCGGAAAAAAAGCACTGATCGTGACAGGACGATCCAGTACGAAGAAGACTGGTCTTTTGCAGAGAGTGGTAGACCTTCTCAAGAAAGCTGGAGTAGAAAGTTTTATCTTTGACAAAATAATTCCAAACCCGATATCGGATCACGTCGATGAGGCTGCAGAAATCGTGAGAAAAGAGAAGATAGATTTCATCATAGGTCTTGGTGGGGGAAGTCCCATAGACAGTGCAAAAGCGATTTCTATCACCGCTCCGAACGAAGGAAAGTTCTGGGATTACGTTCCCGTAGGTGGTGGAAAGATTCCAGAAAAATACATCCCCGTTGTTGCTATACCCACCACACACGGAACAGGGACCGAGGCAGATCCATTTGCGGTGATCACAAATCCTCAAACGAAAGAAAAAGTGGGAATAGGTTACAGGAACACTTTCCCCGTTCTTTCCCTTGTGGATCCTGAAGTGATGAAGACATTACCGAAAGACCAGACCGCGTACACCTCCATGGATGCGTTCTATCACGCCATAGAAGCCTTCCTAAACGTAAATGCGAATCCTTACTCAGATGTTCTCGCTCTGGACGCCATGAAAAGGATCGTGACATATCTCCCAGTTGCTTACGAAAACGGAGAAGATATGGAAGCCAGAACGAACCTTGCCTGGGCCAGTACTGAAGCAGGAATCACAGAGACTCTGACCGGCGTGATCGCAAACCACGCGCTGGAACATGGCCTCAGTGGTTTCTATCCAGAAATCACCCATGGACTTGGACTGTGCATTACAGGTCCGTATCTGTTCGAGTACATTTTCGATCACGCCTACGAGAGACTCGCCATCGTTGGAAGGGAAGTGTTCGGTGTTTACGAAACAGACGATAGAAAAGCTGGAAGGCTCGCTATCAAGAAACTGAGAGACTTCCAAGAGATGTTCGGCCTCAACAAGAGACTCAGCGAACTGGGTGTGAAAAAAGAAGATATTCCAAAGATGGCAGAAACCGGCTACAGGATACTGAATGGAGTGGTTGTCGTAACTCCCGGTAACCTGACCGCGAAAGACATGGAGGAAATATTCAACAGGTGTTACTGA